Genomic DNA from Niallia circulans:
TTGATAACGTGATTCCCTTTGACGTCCGTAAAAAAATCTCAAAGCCCATCTCCTTTTCCAGTTCCTTAACTGCCTTAGACAAGCTCGGCTGTGACATATATAAACGCCTTGCCGCCTCATTAATAGAGCCGCATAAAACTATTTCCACCACATACTTCAATTGCTGGAGTGTCATAAAAGTACCTCCTGTTTTCTATTAGTTATGTATAATTGCTGCCTAACTCTTATTTATACCATTTATAAAGTTAATTAATAGGTAGCTGTCCATCCCCTGTTATTCAATTTTTTACATAATATCATATTTTTATTGCTTGTATAAGGGGATTAAGATACTATAAATTGGGATTGGAAAAATATTTGTAAAATATTCCGATTTCTGCTAAAAAAAGCTCTTATTCTAGCGATATTAAAAAAGTAGAAAATCATCAAGAATGAAAGGAGAATCATATGAAAACAATTATTAAAGCCACTTTGGCAACAGGCCTGCTATTTAGCTTCACACTTGGCACAGTTCATAATACAGAGGCTGCTACAAAAGTAGTTAAATACAAAAACTGCACAGAGCTAAATAAAAAATACAAAGGCGGAGTAGCCCGCGCTGCAAATGTGAAAAACAAAGGCGGAAAAACAAAATACAAGCCGTACGTATCTAAAGCTCTTTATGACGCCAACAAAAAAAGCGATCGCGATAAAGATTTAATTGCTTGCGAAAAATAAATAGACCAGAAACCAGAACTTATCTTCCGTAGTTCTGGTTTTTTTACATCTATAACCACTTAAAAGTATTAGATTCAAGTTGTTGGCATGATAAAACCATACAAGGAAACAGATGAACATTAAACACATTCCACCTTCCTTATTTTAGCAAATCTATTATTTCTGTTTAAAGCTCCACAAAACGGGAAAAAACTAGCTAAGAATATCATTTTGAATTAGTCAAGGAGGTTGAATGAACATGGCAAAAAGTATAGTAGCTGTTTACGAGACTCCCCAAGAGACAATGGAAGCCATTGAAAGATTGACTGCAAAAGGCTATGAAACAGAGGATTTTTCTGTTGTGACGAACAGAACAGACACGGATTATCTCGCATCGCGGACAGATGCAAATATTGCTTCTGTGGAAGATAATGAATCTGCTGGTTTTTTTGAAAAATTAAAGAGCTACTTCACAATGGAGGACCTTGGATTTGGCGCAAATGAAAACAAAACCGCCGACATAGACATACCAGCAGCAGAGCTGGATCAATATTCAGAGGAGCTGGAAGAAGGGAAGTTTTTGCTCGCTGTTGACGGAGATGTTAATGAAAAAACTGCTAACATAGCAAATGACTATCCAAATATGCGGCCATTAAATGACGTTAATCCGACAAACAGTGCAGAAGGAATGAATATTTCCTTAGGTCCTAATGAGGATTATGAGCGCAGGAATCCTGTATTTGAAGATACTCCTGATACGCCAATATTGGAAAGAAGAGCTGGAGGTAATAACAATAGAGAGGCAACAGATGAAGTCGTGCTTGATAGGTCTCTCCCGCGAAATGAACATTTATCTAAATAGTAATCATCTATAAAAGAAAGCCGGGTTTGCTTAGAGCAAATCCGGCTTTCTCCTTAGATATTTTCCTGCTTTAATCCATCAATAATATTTTCCTTTTTGATTTTGACTGTTGCATACATCATCGCTAATCCAACGATTATAAAGATAGCAATAATTGAAAATAGTATGCTCATCCATGGTAATGCAAATCCATACTCAAATGTCTGTCTTATAGAAAAGTACAGCAGCACCATAACTGCGATGCTTAAAGGCAGGCCATAAAGCAGGGCCTTTAAGCCATAAAACATACTTTCGTATTGCAGCATTTTATTAAAGCCCTTTGGTGTCATCCCGACGGAACGAAGCATCGCAAATTCCCGCTTTCTTAAGGCTATACTTGTGCTAATTGTATTGAATATATTTGCAACGGAAATCAGTGAAATAAGAGTGATGAATCCGTATGTGAACACAGACATAAACAGAAGCATTTGCTCATTTTCCTGCTTATTTTGATAAACATTGTATATATACATATTAGAGGTTTTAACGTCCTCTAGTTCCTTTTGGGTTGCAAGAGGGTCAGAGCTGTTCAAATACAGTGACGTATCGAATAAATCCTTTGTTTTTGCATTATTGGACAGCTGTGAAAATATCTTGTCTGATACGATAATATCCATGCTGCCAACTCCCGCTGTATTCATACCGATTGGAAGCTTAGTTGTAATACCAGCAATTCCTACCTTACTTATTGAGGTATCACCCTCTCCTTCATTGCTGTAATGCAGCTCGAAATTATCACCGTTTTTAGCATGGACTGAAGTAGTTTCAATAAATTTTTTCGTATCGAAATCCTGATAGGAGATTTTGTTTACGAGAATTCCCATCGGGTTATTTTCATCAGTGAATTTGTCTAACGAAACACCTGCTTCTTTTGCATATGCTTGAAAACTTGCTTCATCAAGACCGACAAGATGTACCGTATACTGGAATTTCCCGTCCTTAAGTAAACTGTTGTCATCCGCAACCATTTCTTTCAGCTCATCTGCAATAGCACTTTCCTTCACCCATGTACTTAACATATACGATTCTTGTAATATCGTACTGTTTTCAACATTCGAAAGCTTTGTTAACGGAATATAATCGCTCGGCTGCATAAAACCAGAGCCGTATACTTGAATATCAAAGCTGACATTTTCCTGTGACAACTCCAAAGACTTTTTAATATTTGATGTAAAAAAGGATACAGCTAAAAATAAGACAATGCTGATAATCAATGAAAAAACAGTAGCATGATATCTGCGTTTATGGCGTTTTAAATTTTTCAGCCCTATTTCTGCTTCTATTCCAAACAGCTTCCGAACGAACTTTGACGTTTTGACTGCTTTGCCTGTAAGCTTCACATCCTGTGTTTGGCGGATCGCATCGATTGCCGATATTTTTGATGCCTTGCGTGCTGGCAAAAAGGCAGATATAAAAATCGTGAACACGGAAACTACTATTGCAATCAGAACAGAGTATGGTGTTACAACTAGCTCCAGCTTTTCGGAGACGCCTAAAGCTCCTTCAATAAATGAGTTTAGGAAGATAAAGGTTGCACCAATTCCGCCAATTCCTGCTAGAATACCAATCGGAATACTGATAGCACCGATGACCATTCCTTCAAAAAATACCGCATTCCGCTTTTGCTTTTTCGTTGCACCAACACTTGAAAGCATGCCTAAATGTCTTGCCCGCTCTGACACGCTTATGGCAAATGCATTATAAATAAGTGCGACAGAACCAATGATAATAACAGCTACTATCACAGCACCGCTACCATAAAGAGTTGTCCGCAGACTGTCATTATCTGTTACTCCATAATAACGAAGCAGCTCATCATTATAGGTGATTTTTTTAGTATTTACCTTTTTCGCTAGGCCATCTGCATGCTCATAAATAGAGCCATTTACTTTATTAAGCACAACAACCGCATCTGCTGTATCTTTTTGTGCAATCGTTGTGAAATCAACATAGCCTAATGCTGTATAGCCAGGCTCCCAAGTATACGCCCAAGTCGGATTCTCCATAATCCCAACGATAGTAAAGGTTTTCTCCGTAGTATTAGCAAGCTCTTCCTTCAGATTTCCTTCTTCATCTGTAACCACGCTAAGCTGCTGTGTCAGCTCCTTGCCTTCCGTGTCTTCACTATCAACCCGCTTGCCTATATCTACCGTTATTTTGTCACCAATTTTATAAGACGTATATTCTTCCACAATACTTTCTGAAAGAATTAACTCATCAGGATTTTCAGGAAGACGCCCTTCGTCGATTTTGATATGAAATGCGTTAAATCCAGCTTCATTAAATGCCTTATAAAAGATATATGGCTTATATATATTCGTGGCATCCTCTATCTCGGAGTATCCTAAATCCTTTGACAAGAACAGCTCTTTTGTCGCATCATCCTTTTCTATTTCCGCAATCTGATCCTGGTTGACATCCTCATATTTCAAATGCCATTCACCATCAGTAGAAATAGACTGTCTTATCGACAAATCAAGAAAGGAGACACCAAGTGTTGCCACTGCCATAATCATTGCCGTGGAAATAATAACGCCTATGATAGTTACAATCGTACGTCTTTTATTTTCCTTTAAATGTCTGATTGTAAGCTTTTGGATGATATTCACGGACGAATCACCTCATCCTTTGCAACCTTGCCATCCTCAATAGCTATGACTCTGTCTGCTTGCAAGGCAATCCTTTCATCATGCGTTATTACAATCAATGTTTGATTAAATGTTTTATTGAACATCTTTAATAATTCCATTATTTCCTTACTGTTTTTGCTGTCGAGATTACCTGTCGGCTCGTCTGCAAGCACGATAGCTGGATTACTGATAAGAGCACGTCCTATTGATACACGCTGCTGTTGTCCGCCAGAAAGCTGATTTGGCAAATGTCCGAGACGGTTCTTCAAGCCAAGCACACGAACGATATCCTCAAATTTGCTGTTGTCGACCTCATGCTGGTCAAGCAATAGTGGCAATGTAATGTTTTCTTCTACAGTCAAAATAGGAATCAAATTATAAAACTGATAAATAAGGCCAATTTGCCTTCTTCTAAAGATTGCCAAGGCTGTCTCATCGAGTGCGTAAATATCTGTATCATCCACTAAGACCTTTCCACTTGTTGGCCTGTCAACACCGCCAAGCAAATGCAGCAATGTTGATTTACCTGAGCCAGATGGACCAATAATAACGACGAATTCGCCTTTTTTGACTGTAAAGGATACATTATCCAACGCCTTAACCTCTGTATCTCCCTTTCCGTACACTTTAGACAGATTTTCAATTCTTAAAATATCCATTTGAGTTCCCCTTTTGTATTTGATTTATCTCTAGTTTATCTGCCTAAAATGACATATCAGTGACTCAAAAGTGACAATTTAGTCACTTAATGCTGTTTACTGCCTGCTTATAAAATTTTATATGGAAGGTAGTTCCCTCCCCTTCCTTACTTACTACCTCGATATCACCGTTTTGAGCGGAAATGATGCTGTATGCCATCGCAAGGCCAATACCAACACTATCCTCACCAGCATTTTCGCCTTTATAAAACCGCTTAAAAATATGCGGCAAATCCTTTTTCGAAATTCCTTTCCCATTGTCGCGAATACTTATTTCCGTAAATAAGGCATTTTCAAAAAAGGAAAAGAAAATCTCCCCGCCTTCTGCTGTATGCTCTATCCCATTTTTTAAGATATTAAGGATTGCTTCTGCTGTCCATTTTAAATCCCCATAAAAGACAGCGTCTTTATCCCCGTCTGTTTTAAGTGACTGCTGTTTTATATCCATTGGTATAAGCATTGTTTCTGCTGCTTTTTCAATCACTTGAATGACAGGAACCTTTTCCTTTTTGAACGGAACGGAACCAGCATCAATTTTAGAGAGCTTTAACAAAGAGGATACAAGCCATTCAATGCGCTCAAGTTGAATACGGATATTCCTCGTAAATTCTTGTCTTTTTTCTTCGGTTAAATTTTTTCCGCTTAACAAATCTGCCATAACCATCATCGAGGTCAACGGTGTCTTTAACTGATGAGAAATGTCGGAAATGGCATCCGTCAATTTTAATTTATCCTTTTTCAAGGAAGACCCATGCTGTGACAGCATCAACGTCACTTTATAAATCTCGCTTTTTAAAATGCTTAATTCGCCTTCATAATTATCTCTTATATCAAACTGATAATCACCGTTCGCTATGCGGCGCAAGTGACCAGACAGCTTAGCGATTTCCCTGTAGCGCCACCATGTAAAGAAAACCTGTACACTAGTAAGCACCATACATGTAATAAAAACATAAATAGCAGTAGCAGCAGTTATAAATAAGTATGCAAACAAAGTGGACAGCAATGTGATTACGGAAAGGATCAATAAGTTAAAACGCAATTCCCGATTGCGAAGCATCTAATCACCTACCTTATAGCCTAAGCCTCGAATTGTTTTAATAATGGTTGGCTTTTGGGGATCATCTTCCAGCTTTTCTCTTAGTCTTTTAATATAAACTGTCAATGTATTGTCATTAACAAAGTCCCCCGCAACATCCCAGATTCTCTCAAGCAGCTGAGCTCTTGTCAGCACCTGGCCGATATGATTGGCGAAAATAAGAAATAATCTGTACTCTAATGCCGTAACTAAAACCTCTTCACCGTTTTTATATACTTTCCCTTCAGCTGTATTAATCGTTATATTGTCAATTTCAATCACAGGTTTTGCTTGCAATTGTTTATAGTATCTTCGCAAAACAGATTTAATCCTTGAAAGCAATTCTCTTACTCGAAAGGGCTTCGTTATGTAATCATCTGCTCCCATATCCAAGCCCATCACAACATTCACTTCATCATCCAATGCCGTCAAAAAAATGACTGGCTTGTCAGAGTGCTGTTTAACATATTCACATAATTCATAACCGTTTCCGTCTGGCAAGGACAAGTCAAAGATACATAAATCGATTTGCGCCAGGTTTTCTGATATTGCTCTTTTGGCTGTCTGGACAGTATGACACAGAATCGTTTCATACTCCTCTTGGTTTAGGCTATACTCAATGCCTGATGCTATCGTTTTATCGTCTTCCACTAATAATATTTTCATTTTCCTTTCACTTCCTTTACACAAATAGACCTATCTATATCCTATCTTATTTGATGGCTTGATTTTAAGTCAAAGGGGAATAATGTTATTAAATAGGTTGCATTGGCACATTCAGTACCCTACAATACTTTATAGAGACAAAAATTTATGCAAACGCTACACATACTAGAAATAACAATTGTTACAGGAGGAAACCGTCATGCCAAATACATATAAAGGATCTAAATTAAAAGTCTTCTCCTTAAACGCAAACCCAGAGCTTGCGCAAGAAATTGTCGAAAACTTAGGAACAGAGCTTGGGAAGTGTTCGGTTAAAAAATTCAGTGATGGAGAAATTCAAATCAATATAGAAGAAAGCGTCCGCGGCTGTGAAGTATTTGTCATTCAACCGACAAGTGAGCCTGTCAATCAAAGCATTATGGAGCTGTTGATTATGATTGATGCTTTAAAACGAGCTTCTGTGAAGTGTATCAATGTTGTAATACCATATTATGCATATGCACGACAAGATCGAAAAGCTCAGCCGAGGGAACCAATTACAGCTAAACTAATTGCGAACCTTATCCAAAAAGCAGGTGCAGATCGTGTTATTACAATGGATCTTCATGCCCCGCAGACCCAAGGCTTCTTTAATATTCCAGTAGACCAGCTTCTTGCTATGCCAATATTAGCGCAATACTTATTGACAAAGGATTTTGCCAACGATGTTGTTGTCGTAGCACCAGACCACGGCAGTACAACGAGAGCACGAGAATTAGCAGATCGTCTGAAAGCGCCGATTGCTATCATTGACAAACGCGGCTCAAGAGAGATCGGTGAAAAACGAGAAGTTAATATTGTCGGAAACATTGAAGGAAAAACGGCTATTATTATCGATGATATTATTGATACAGCATACAGAGTCACAACTGCAACAAAAGCTCTTCTTGATAATGGTGCAAAAGAAGTTTATGCATGCTGTACACACCCTGTTCTGTCAGAAATGGCAATTGAAAACATTTCAGAATCCCATATTAAGGAACTGATTGTAACAAACAGCATCCCTCTCACAGAAGAGAAAAAAATCAGCAAAATAACACAACTGACAATTGCTCCACTGTTAAGTGACGCAATTTCCCGCGTTTATGAACAAAAACCTGTCAGTGTCCTGTTTAAATAATAATAAAAAAAGAGATGCAGTGGGCTCCCCATCGCATCTCTTTTTTATCAGGATATACTATTTTGCAATATTAGCATTTCATTTGCCAAATTATTAATTCTAGCTCCTACTTCCTTACTGCTAATATCATTATCTTCATTAAAATCATCGTTATGAACAAAAACAGCCGATGAAGGAATAAGTCCCTTTAAGTAACTGAGAATAGGCTTAAGCTGATGCTCTGCTACAAGGAAGTGCTTATCAGTACCCGCTGTCATAATAATACCTGTCACTTTCCCTTGAAATGCGTCAACAGGCAAGTGGTCAAACAAATTCTTTAATGCCCCTGGAATGGAGGCTTGATATACAGGACTGCCAATAATCAGCAAATCAGCCGCAAGTATTGTCTCAACAACCTTAATCGTATCTTCATTATAATTGCTTAATTCCGTTCCCTTAACGAATTCCACATCATATTCCTTCAGATCAACTAGCTCTGTTTCAATCGCTGCATCAGCTAGTTTAGCAGCAGAAAGCACCTTATTTACTGCTTTTGCTGTTTTTGAACCGACAAGCGAACCAGATACACCGACAAGCTTCATCCTTAAGCAACCCCTCTCTTATTTGAAAAAGATGCCCTTAATATAAGGACATCTTAAAAATATTACTTTTTAAAGCTTGCATATTTTGCTGCAACAGCATCCCAGTTAATGATTTCAAAGAAGCTAGAAATATAATCTGGTCTTCTGTTTTGGTAGTTCAAGTAATAAGCATGCTCCCATACGTCTAATCCAAGGATTGCATGGTTGCCTTCCATAATTGGATTGTCTTGGTTTGGTGTGCTAGTAACTTCAAGATTACCTTCACCGTTAACAATTAACCAAGCCCAGCCAGAACCAAAGCGAGTAGTTGCGCTTTGTGCGAAAGCTGTTTTAAATGCATCAAAGCTTCCGAATGCTGCTGTAATTGCTTCTGCCAATTCGCCTGCAGGAGCATTGTCTTCTTTAGCTGGCGCGATTACTTCCCAGAATAATGTATGGTTAAGATGTCCGCCTCCGTTGTTTCTTACAGCCGTTCTGATTGCTTCTGGAAGTGCGTCAAGATTGCTAAGCAATTCCTCTAGAGATTTTTCTTGTAATTCCGCTTTTCCTTCAAGAGCAGCGTTCAAATTGTTAACATATGTTTGGTGATGCTTTCCATGGTGAATCTCCATTGTGTTTTGGTCGATTTGAGGCTCAAGTGCAGCAAATCCGTAGTTTAAAGCTGGCAATTCAAATTTTGACATTTTGTAATCCTCCAGTATTATGTATTATTTATACTTATTAGTATAAAAAGTATATTTAAAGGATATCGTACTAAAGAGAATAATGCAATTATTTTTTTCCACAATTTTCACTTTTCCTGCCTATGATATGCTGAGAGCCTTATAAATGTTAACATTTTATACTTTATGGTATAATTAACTATTCATAACCAAGCTCCTGTTAGAATGAAGGTTATATACTCCAACGATAATGGAGGTTTAATACATGGAAAAAAAGCAAAATACAAAAGAAAAAATCCTCCATCTGCTCAAAAAAGAACAAGCATTGACTGTCAGCAATCTAACCGAGCATTTGGAAATAACTCATATGGCTGTGCGCAAGCATCTTACTATTCTTGAAAAAGACGGGCTGATTCAAACAAAGGAAGTCAAGCAATCAATGGGTAGACCCATTCAAGTCTTTTCTTTAACAGAAAAGGCAGAAGCCTATTTCCCCAAAAACTATGAGGGCATCAGCATTGGTTTTTTACAGGATATTGAGGATTTGTATGGAGAGGGTTCAGTAGAACGGTTATTCGCAAAAAGAGAAGCAAGACTTATCCATGAATATGGGGTAAGAATGGACAGCAAGGATTCTTCTCAACGCATGAAAGAAATTGTCACAATCCAAAATGAAAAAGGGTATATGGCAGAGCTAAACCAGCTTGAAGACAACACATATGAATTAATTGAATATAATTGCCCCATACTTGAAGTTGCAAAGGAATTCAAAATTGCCTGTAAATGCGAAACAGATATGCTAAAAGACGTACTTGAACCAGAAAGCATTGACAGAACATGCTGCCGAACAGAAGGTAGCAGCCATTGTAGATTTCTTGTTAAGTTTTAAGAATGAGAAAAGGAGCATAATCGTATGCTCCTTTTTGTTATTTAGCAGGCGGTCCAAACTCGCCGTGGTGAAAATCGCGGAAGGCCTGTTTTATTTCTTCCATTGTGTTCATTACAAATGGCCCGTAAGGCACTATTTCTTCTTTTATCGGAACTCCAGAATAAATGAGTACTTTTGAATTACGTTTATTTGCTTTTATCGTAAGCGTACTTTGATTTTCACCTGTGCCATTTTCATTAAAGGTTAATGTCGCTACACCATGCTTTTGCAGGTTTACTTTATTAATTCCGAAATCCATATCACCTGATAAAACATATAAAAAAGCATTATGATTTTCTGGTAATTGATGTTTATACGTGGTACCTTCACTTAAAATTATTTCTGATAAGGTGATTGGCACAAGTGAATTTAGCGGACCGTGAACGCCAGCAATATCACCTGAGAACACCTTTACCTTTCCTCCTTCAAACTCGAAGATAGGCGCATTCTCGCTGTATATGTTTTGATAGATGGTGTCGCTGTGTTTTTGATCCTTTGGTAGGTTCAGCCATAGCTGCAGAGTATGAGCAATATCATCGCCTACCCCTTCCTCTGCGTGTCTAGCAGCCCAGCCTGCATTCATGTATTGCACATCCCCTGGCTCGAGAATATCTCTGCCGCCTGCATTGTCTATATGCTCTAATCTGCCATCGACAACATACGTGATCGTTTGAAAGCCGCGATGTGGATGATCTGAAAATGCTCCCCTTTTGAACCAATCCTCTGCCATTAATATAAATGGATCAAAATCCTTCCATCCTTCCACAGGAAGAACCCAGCCTTTTTGAATGGAAGGGAACTCCGCTTCTTCATATTGAACATACCAATGGTTTTTGACATCTCTTCGAAAGATATTTTCTTGTTTCTCTACTATCTCTTTTTCCATTTCTCCCCCCCCTTTTACAAACTATATGCAATTAAATCAGTATTACGCATACAATGCCAATTCTGCTTCAATCTGATTTTTAATTAATGTGACACATTCGTCTGCAGTTTTTGCAAAGATTCTTTTTCCATTAACAATGGCAAAAGGTCTTTTAGCACACATGCCACAAAAGGAAAGACAGCTGTTTTCAATTACGGCTACTTCCGGGTATTCTGATTCAAGAATTTCCGCTAATGCTATGGAAGTAATGAGACTGCCATCACATATTTCGACAACTACAATCCCCATTTGCTGATATTCCCCCTCTAATTTGTTACATCTATAAAAAATGATATGAGTACTTTTTATACCAAATAGTATAATTAACGAAAATAACATTACTCCAATCTGTTTTGAAAAGCAATTATTATGCTTGTATAATTTCATAATAAAAAGGAAGCTGCCCATTAAGTCAGCTTCCTTCTACCTTCTATAATTTAACTTTTTCTAAATATAAACCGCCTGCTTCTGCCATTGGTCCTGTTTGGACTCTTTCTTTTGATTGAATAATGGCAGGAATATGTTGTGGCTGGATTTTTTTCAAGCCTACTTCTATTAATGTTCCGATAATTTTTCTGACCATATTGTATAAGAAGCCGTCGCCTTTTACTCTTATATGGATAAAGCCGTCTTCTTTTTCTATTGTTATGGAGTAGATTTCACGAACCATTGATTTCTTTTTGCTTTTCGCATTTGAATAGGCTGTAAAGTCATGGCTTCCAAGAAAATGCTTAGCCGCTTCCTTCATTTTGGCAACATCAAGCTTTTCATCAACATGCATGCTGTACTTGCGCATAAATGGATTCGTATGCTTCTCGTTCCATATTTTATACAAATATGTTTTTTCTTTCGCATTATAGCGGGCATGGAAGCGTTCAGGCACTTCTTCCACCTTTATAACACTAATATCATTCGGCAAATACTTGTTTAAATAATCTTTTATTTCTAACTCATTGAGTTTTACGTTTAATTTCACATTAGCTACTTGCTCAATGGCATGCACGCCGGCATCTGTTCTGCTGCAGCCGATAATTTGAATTTCTTCACCAGCCATCTCTGTCAAAACATTTTCTAGCTTTCCTTGGATAGAGCTGTCCCCATTACCGAGACGCTGCCACCCTTTATATCTTCCACCATCATATTCAATCGTCATTTTATAATTTGTCATGTTGTACTCCTTTTCAGTCACTTTCTAAAGTGTAGCTTGTCTTGGCAGGAAGTACAACTTTTTATTTTAAAAAGAGCAATCCCAATATTTAGGATTGCTTATTATTCCTTAGATTTGCGAGTCTAAATTCCTTCACTTCCTGATTGACTGACTTCAACAAACTGACAGCCATAATAGCAATTACAATGGAAAACGGCAATGCAGCAATTATCATCGTATTTTGCAGTGCCTGCAGTCCGCCTGAATACAGAAGCACAAGCGCCATTGCAGCGAGCAGGACTCCCCAAATCACCTTGAGGCGATTGCTTGGATTGAGCGATCCGTTCGTTGTCATCATGGCAAGGACAAAGGTTCCTGAATCAGCAGATGTAATAAAAAACACGCCGATAAGGATGATTGCCAGTATGGATAACGTAGTGCTGAGTGGAAAATTCTCCAATACTCCGAATAATGATTCTTCTGTCGCTAATCCTGAAATCATGCCCATATGATTACTCTCCAACTGCATTGCAGTTCCGCCAAATACCGAAAACCATAAAAATCCAATCACTGCTGGGATGAATAATACAAATGCAACAAACTCTTTTATCGTTCTGCCTCTTGATATCCTTGCGATAAATACACCAACAAATGGTGACCATGCAATCCACCAAGCCCAATAAAAAATCGTCCAATTGTTAATCCATGTCCGTTTTTCTTCGTTGAGCGGCGCAATACGGAAGCTCATATTTACGATATTTTGCAAATAAGATCCAAGTGTATCTGTAAATAGATTTAAGTTGAATAATGTTGGACCAATGATAAATAACAGTAATAACAAGATTCCTGCTAAAATCATATTGGCATTACTCAAGATTTGGATTCCTTTACCAAGCCCGCTCAAGGCTGAATAAATAAATAATGCCGTAACAATACAAATAATAATAAACTGTGTTGTGATATTTGTTGGTACACCATAAACAAAAGACAGTCCTCCGTTAATTTGCACTGCTCCAAATCCAAGCGTTGTGGCAACACCAAGTACAGTTGCAATAACAGCAATCGTATCGACCGCTTTACCTGTAATTCCTTCTGCTCTTTTGCCGATAACAGGTTTTAAAGTGGCACTAATTAACGAAACATTGCCTTTACGAAAAGTAAAGTATGCTAAACAAAGGGCAACAAGCCCATAAATAGCCCATGCATGTATGCCCCAATGGAAAAAAGTATATCTCATCGCATCCTTCATGCCTTGCTCTGTTCCAACTTCTCCCGTTGGCGAGCTTATCGCATAATGACTTATCGGCTCTGCTGTACCATAAAACACCAATCCAATGCCCATACCTGCACTAAAAAGCATCGCAAGCCAGGATATTCGTGAAAATTCAGGTTTATCATCCTGTTTGCCAAGCTTGATACGCCCGGCTGGACTGAACAATAAGTAGATACATACAACAAGGAAAAATGACACAATGATTAAATAATACCAGCCAAAACTGTTCGTAATAAAGCT
This window encodes:
- a CDS encoding excalibur calcium-binding domain-containing protein, with amino-acid sequence MKTIIKATLATGLLFSFTLGTVHNTEAATKVVKYKNCTELNKKYKGGVARAANVKNKGGKTKYKPYVSKALYDANKKSDRDKDLIACEK
- a CDS encoding general stress protein, producing the protein MAKSIVAVYETPQETMEAIERLTAKGYETEDFSVVTNRTDTDYLASRTDANIASVEDNESAGFFEKLKSYFTMEDLGFGANENKTADIDIPAAELDQYSEELEEGKFLLAVDGDVNEKTANIANDYPNMRPLNDVNPTNSAEGMNISLGPNEDYERRNPVFEDTPDTPILERRAGGNNNREATDEVVLDRSLPRNEHLSK
- a CDS encoding ABC transporter permease; amino-acid sequence: MNIIQKLTIRHLKENKRRTIVTIIGVIISTAMIMAVATLGVSFLDLSIRQSISTDGEWHLKYEDVNQDQIAEIEKDDATKELFLSKDLGYSEIEDATNIYKPYIFYKAFNEAGFNAFHIKIDEGRLPENPDELILSESIVEEYTSYKIGDKITVDIGKRVDSEDTEGKELTQQLSVVTDEEGNLKEELANTTEKTFTIVGIMENPTWAYTWEPGYTALGYVDFTTIAQKDTADAVVVLNKVNGSIYEHADGLAKKVNTKKITYNDELLRYYGVTDNDSLRTTLYGSGAVIVAVIIIGSVALIYNAFAISVSERARHLGMLSSVGATKKQKRNAVFFEGMVIGAISIPIGILAGIGGIGATFIFLNSFIEGALGVSEKLELVVTPYSVLIAIVVSVFTIFISAFLPARKASKISAIDAIRQTQDVKLTGKAVKTSKFVRKLFGIEAEIGLKNLKRHKRRYHATVFSLIISIVLFLAVSFFTSNIKKSLELSQENVSFDIQVYGSGFMQPSDYIPLTKLSNVENSTILQESYMLSTWVKESAIADELKEMVADDNSLLKDGKFQYTVHLVGLDEASFQAYAKEAGVSLDKFTDENNPMGILVNKISYQDFDTKKFIETTSVHAKNGDNFELHYSNEGEGDTSISKVGIAGITTKLPIGMNTAGVGSMDIIVSDKIFSQLSNNAKTKDLFDTSLYLNSSDPLATQKELEDVKTSNMYIYNVYQNKQENEQMLLFMSVFTYGFITLISLISVANIFNTISTSIALRKREFAMLRSVGMTPKGFNKMLQYESMFYGLKALLYGLPLSIAVMVLLYFSIRQTFEYGFALPWMSILFSIIAIFIIVGLAMMYATVKIKKENIIDGLKQENI
- a CDS encoding ABC transporter ATP-binding protein, which codes for MDILRIENLSKVYGKGDTEVKALDNVSFTVKKGEFVVIIGPSGSGKSTLLHLLGGVDRPTSGKVLVDDTDIYALDETALAIFRRRQIGLIYQFYNLIPILTVEENITLPLLLDQHEVDNSKFEDIVRVLGLKNRLGHLPNQLSGGQQQRVSIGRALISNPAIVLADEPTGNLDSKNSKEIMELLKMFNKTFNQTLIVITHDERIALQADRVIAIEDGKVAKDEVIRP
- a CDS encoding sensor histidine kinase; this translates as MLRNRELRFNLLILSVITLLSTLFAYLFITAATAIYVFITCMVLTSVQVFFTWWRYREIAKLSGHLRRIANGDYQFDIRDNYEGELSILKSEIYKVTLMLSQHGSSLKKDKLKLTDAISDISHQLKTPLTSMMVMADLLSGKNLTEEKRQEFTRNIRIQLERIEWLVSSLLKLSKIDAGSVPFKKEKVPVIQVIEKAAETMLIPMDIKQQSLKTDGDKDAVFYGDLKWTAEAILNILKNGIEHTAEGGEIFFSFFENALFTEISIRDNGKGISKKDLPHIFKRFYKGENAGEDSVGIGLAMAYSIISAQNGDIEVVSKEGEGTTFHIKFYKQAVNSIK
- a CDS encoding response regulator transcription factor, translated to MKILLVEDDKTIASGIEYSLNQEEYETILCHTVQTAKRAISENLAQIDLCIFDLSLPDGNGYELCEYVKQHSDKPVIFLTALDDEVNVVMGLDMGADDYITKPFRVRELLSRIKSVLRRYYKQLQAKPVIEIDNITINTAEGKVYKNGEEVLVTALEYRLFLIFANHIGQVLTRAQLLERIWDVAGDFVNDNTLTVYIKRLREKLEDDPQKPTIIKTIRGLGYKVGD